In Haliaeetus albicilla chromosome 18, bHalAlb1.1, whole genome shotgun sequence, one genomic interval encodes:
- the LOC138689889 gene encoding uncharacterized protein, with amino-acid sequence MNHSSPAPFSSLQLLRSLSLQVATLPPISSSGTLLAAGEGQRIPLSLFFPPSCPQLAIYQSKNAICQGEELGKPITSEREASQHCWSCSTGSERHGEFLSSKSYSQHWNKINSCLLPPSSRMPSSMPAAHRGFCKISRSALLFSSRTKAMGILWFILIFVSLTSHGKPRKAKDAHGPDRCNHEGGLCRVGNCVSGEYLARYCFEPIILCCKSLLPTTVKS; translated from the exons ATGAACCACTCCTCGCCCGCACCGttctcctccctgcagctcctcagGAGTCTTTCCTTGCAGGTTGCCACCCTCCCACCCATCAGCTCCTCGGGGACTTTGCTGGCTGCAGGTGAAGGGCAGAGGATCCCCCTGAGCCTCTTTTTTCCacccagctgcccgcagctggCAATCTACCAGTCCAAAAATGCCATCTGCCAGGGAGAGGAATTGGGAAAGCCGATAACCAGCGAACGTGAAGCAAGTCAAcactgctggagctgcagcactgGGTCAGAACGACACGGAGAGTTTCTCAGCAGCAAAAGTTATTCCCAACACTGGAATAAAATTAACTCCTGCCTACTCCCTCCCTCTTCCCGGATGCCATCCAGCATGCCAGCAGCACACAGAGGCTTCTGCAAAATCTCACGCTCGGCCCTGCTATTTTCCAGCAGAACTAAAGCAATGGGGATCCTTTGGTTCATTTTAATCTTCGTCTCCCTGACCAGTCACGGTAAGCCCAGGAAGGCCAAGG ATGCTCATGGACCAGACAGGTGTAACCACGAAGGGGGCTTGTGCCGAGTTGGAAACTGCGTTTCTGGTGAATATCTGGCTAGGTACTGCTTTGAACCCATCATTCTCTGTTGTAAAAGTTTATTACCCACTACTGTGAAGAGCTGA
- the LOC138689890 gene encoding gallinacin-11-like yields MKLFSCLMALLLFLLQAIPGLSLPKDTLRCVGYHGFCFHSKSCPEPFAAFGTCSRRQKTCCIDTTSNFHTCQDEGGHCVPPAIKCLQEQVGLCPHREWKCCTEV; encoded by the exons ATGAAGCTCTTCTCCTGCCTCATGgctcttctccttttcctcctccaggCTATTCCAG GTCTCAGCTTACCCAAAGACACGTTACGTTGTGTTGGATACCACGGTTTCTGCTTCCATTCAAAATCCTGCCCAGAGCCATTTGCCGCTTTTGGAACTTGCTCTCGGCGTCAGAAAACCTGCTGCATAG ACACGACATCAAACTTCCATACTTGTCAAGACGAGGGGGGTCATTGTGTACCTCCAGCAATCAAATGTCTGCAAGAACAAGTGGGACTTTGCCCTCACAGAGAATGGAAGTGCTGCACAGAAGTGTAA
- the DEFB125 gene encoding beta-defensin 125 produces the protein MRILQLLFAVIILLLQDFPGLSDSQQCRSNHGHCRRLCFHMERWEGSCSNGRLRCCR, from the exons ATGCGGATTCTCCAGCTGCTCTTTGCAGTCATCATTCTTCTCCTCCAGGACTTTCCCG GCCTTTCAGACAGCCAGCAGTGCAGAAGCAACCACGGCCACTGCCGGAGGCTTTGCTTCCACAtggagcgttgggaagggagctgcagcaacGGCCGCCTGCGCTGCTGCCGATGA